In the Manis javanica isolate MJ-LG chromosome 14, MJ_LKY, whole genome shotgun sequence genome, one interval contains:
- the LOC108386361 gene encoding uncharacterized protein yields MSYQQLQQCKVPFQPPPQVPKPHPTKVPEPCPSPVPEPYPPEGPGPALPPGVPEPYPPLEPGPALPPTVSGPYLPKGPGPALPPAVPGPYPPLEPGPVLPPRVPEPYPPEGPGPALPPQVPEPYPPEGPGPALPPQVPEPYPPEGPGPALPPQVPGPYLPKGPGPALPPGVQEPYPPEGPGPALPPTVPGPYPPKGPGPVLPPGVQEPYPPEGPGPALPPQVPGPYPPEGPGPALPPGVQEPYPPEGPGPALPPGVQEPYPPRGPGPVLPPGVQEPYPPEGPGPVLPPGVPEPYPPLEPGPVLLPPSEQKCSPVQHPPCQKKHLPKQK; encoded by the coding sequence ATGTCCTACCAGCAGCTGCAGCAATGCAAAGTCCCcttccagccccctccccaagtcCCCAAGCCCCACCCCACCAAGGTGCCGGAGCCCTGCCCATCTCCTGTCCCAGAGCCCTATCCACCCGaggggcctgggcctgccctcCCACCCGGGGTCCCAGAGCCCTATCCGCCCCTGGAGCCTGggcctgccctcccacccaccgTCTCAGGGCCCTATCTACCCAAGGGGCCAGGGCCTGCCCTCCCACCCGCTGTCCCagggccctatccacctctggaGCCTGGGCCTGTCCTCCCACCCCGGGTCCCAGAGCCCTATCCACCCGaggggcctgggcctgccctcccaccccaggtcccAGAGCCCTATCCACCTGaggggcctgggcctgccctcccaccccaggtcccAGAGCCCTATCCACCTGaggggcctgggcctgccctcccaccccaggtcccAGGGCCCTATCTGCCCAaggggcctgggcctgccctcCCACCCGGGGTCCAGGAGCCCTACCCGCCCGaggggcctgggcctgccctcccacccaccgTCCCAGGGCCCTATCCACCCAAGGGGCCTGGGCCTGTCCTCCCACCCGGGGTCCAGGAGCCCTATCCACCCGAGGGGCCCgggcctgccctcccaccccaggtcccAGGGCCCTATCCGCCCGAGGGGCCCGGGCCTGCCCTCCCACCTGGGGTCCAGGAGCCCTATCCGCCTGaggggcctgggcctgccctcCCACCCGGGGTCCAAGAGCCCTATCCACCCAGGGGGCCTGGGCCTGTCCTCCCACCCGGGGTCCAGGAGCCCTATCCACCCGAGGGGCCTGGGCCTGTCCTTCCACCTGGGGTTCCGGAGCCCTATCCACCCCTGGAGCCTGGGCCTGTCCTCCTACCTCCCAGCGAGCAGAAATGCTCCCCTGTGCAGCATCCCCCATGCCAGAAGAAGCACCTGCCAAAGCAGAAGTGA